Proteins encoded by one window of Massilia sp. NR 4-1:
- a CDS encoding GspE/PulE family protein gives MTITLAELARIGRRSGTAWLKELSAALDLPRPAALLAAASLLAYEVLAEELLGALTPDFDSVSFADMSERLVLICGDGGGRRLAVLGQPFDDNLGLWLARLQPAQVFLADPEALRAKLDSHESSFSAVADAVGEEAEGEMVRDASGDLTLSSIQGEASPAVKLINSTVFDALRLEASDIHLESQPQGAVIKFRIDGVLNRIASVNNPALAEQAIARIKVLAELDIGEKRIPQDGRFRVASKGRDIDIRVSIMPSIHGEDAVLRVLDKKALIDSVQRLTLDSLGFDAATIQLLRRLAAEPYGMMLVTGPTGSGKTTTLYAALTEINQGEDKFITIEDPVEYQLPGVLQIPVNEKKGLSFAVGLRSILRHDPDKILVGEIRDPETAQIAVQSALTGHMVFTSVHANNTFDVIGRFMHMGVDPYNFVSSLTGVVAQRLLRQNCMHCNAPVQPDAQLLEESGIGDPENYRFHAGRGCTHCRNTGYKGRRAIAEVLRLTDEIREMIIARASIRALKEQARREGTRFLRDVALELVRGGQTTLQEVNRVTFVA, from the coding sequence ATGACGATCACTCTGGCCGAACTGGCCCGCATCGGCCGCCGATCCGGCACCGCCTGGCTCAAGGAACTGAGCGCCGCACTGGACCTGCCGCGTCCCGCGGCCCTGCTGGCGGCGGCCAGCCTGCTTGCTTACGAGGTATTGGCGGAGGAGTTGCTCGGCGCATTGACGCCGGATTTCGACAGCGTCAGCTTCGCCGATATGTCCGAGCGCCTGGTCCTGATCTGCGGCGATGGCGGCGGGCGGCGGCTGGCTGTGCTGGGCCAGCCCTTTGACGACAATCTGGGCCTCTGGCTGGCAAGGCTGCAACCGGCCCAGGTTTTCCTGGCCGACCCCGAAGCCTTGCGCGCCAAGCTCGATAGCCACGAATCGAGTTTCAGTGCCGTGGCCGATGCGGTTGGCGAGGAGGCGGAAGGCGAGATGGTGCGCGACGCCAGCGGCGACCTGACCTTGTCCTCGATCCAGGGCGAGGCCAGCCCCGCCGTCAAGCTGATCAACTCCACCGTCTTCGACGCCCTGCGGCTGGAGGCCAGCGACATCCATCTGGAATCCCAGCCGCAGGGTGCCGTCATCAAGTTCCGCATCGACGGCGTCCTGAACCGCATTGCCAGCGTCAATAATCCGGCCTTGGCGGAACAGGCGATTGCCCGCATCAAGGTGCTGGCCGAACTCGATATCGGCGAAAAGCGCATACCGCAGGATGGGCGCTTCCGGGTGGCCTCGAAAGGACGCGATATCGATATCCGCGTTTCCATCATGCCCAGCATCCATGGCGAGGATGCGGTGCTGCGGGTACTCGACAAGAAAGCCCTGATCGACAGCGTGCAGCGCCTGACCCTCGATTCGCTCGGCTTCGATGCGGCCACCATCCAGCTGCTGCGCCGCCTGGCGGCCGAACCTTACGGCATGATGCTGGTGACCGGTCCCACCGGCAGCGGCAAGACCACCACCCTGTATGCGGCGCTGACCGAAATCAACCAGGGCGAGGATAAATTCATCACCATCGAAGACCCGGTGGAATACCAGCTGCCCGGCGTCCTGCAAATTCCCGTCAACGAAAAAAAGGGACTGAGCTTCGCTGTCGGCCTGCGCTCCATCCTGCGCCACGATCCGGACAAGATCCTGGTCGGCGAAATCCGTGATCCGGAAACGGCGCAGATCGCGGTGCAGTCGGCGCTGACCGGGCATATGGTGTTTACCTCGGTGCACGCCAACAACACCTTCGACGTGATCGGGCGCTTCATGCACATGGGGGTGGACCCCTACAACTTTGTCTCATCCCTGACTGGCGTGGTGGCGCAGCGCCTGCTGCGCCAGAACTGCATGCACTGCAATGCACCGGTGCAGCCGGATGCGCAGCTACTGGAGGAATCGGGCATCGGCGATCCTGAAAACTACCGTTTCCACGCCGGCCGTGGCTGCACCCACTGCCGCAATACCGGCTACAAGGGACGGCGCGCGATCGCCGAGGTGCTGCGCCTGACCGATGAAATCCGCGAGATGATTATCGCGCGCGCCTCGATCCGCGCCTTGAAGGAACAGGCGC
- a CDS encoding type II secretion system protein, with amino-acid sequence MRRQQGFSYLIVMFLVAMLTLASVRALQVTLVNEQREREAELLLVGMAYRNAIRSYYQNATGSARQLPKDGKVLLDDGRGQRTEHHLRKRFRDPMTAEAWEEIYENDFLIGVVSRSSRKPIKKSGFPPELADFSKARTYRDWKFIYRPE; translated from the coding sequence ATGCGCCGCCAGCAGGGATTCAGTTATCTGATCGTGATGTTCCTGGTCGCCATGCTGACCTTGGCCTCGGTGCGCGCCTTGCAGGTAACGCTGGTCAATGAACAAAGGGAGCGCGAGGCCGAGCTGCTGCTGGTCGGCATGGCCTACCGTAATGCGATCCGCAGTTATTACCAGAATGCGACCGGATCGGCCAGGCAGTTGCCGAAGGATGGGAAGGTGCTGCTGGACGATGGCCGGGGCCAGCGCACGGAACACCATTTGCGCAAGCGCTTCCGCGACCCGATGACTGCGGAGGCGTGGGAAGAAATATATGAGAATGATTTTTTGATCGGCGTGGTGTCGCGCTCGTCCAGGAAGCCAATCAAGAAAAGCGGCTTCCCGCCGGAACTGGCCGACTTCTCCAAGGCCAGGACTTACCGCGACTGGAAGTTCATCTACAGGCCGGAGTGA
- a CDS encoding type II secretion system F family protein — protein MRFEIKVVNAALQVETVVMDAASETEVRRLVASSGARVLELHGLRPGLKRQARFNLAIFNQQLCSLLEAGQTLVDAIDILGRNDQRGQHRAVYDSLLQGLKQGRQLSDAMAALPSVFPQLYMTMVRASETTGTVRMAITRFMHYQRQIDGMRAKLAAAATYPAILLGVGSLVIAFLMLYILPSFSAVYEDAAAMGRGGHGFVQWWGAFVRNNTLLAWSALFGAIGLAALPVLHPGLRAAAFRQLLATPWIGERMWVLQLARLYRTLGMLLRSGVSVLAAMRMTQASLPAVMQEHLARAVQAVSEGRPMSAVMRDCRLSTEVAQRLLLAGESSGNLDEMMERIADFYDQETAVWVDTAGRLLEPALMLGIGLVVGAIVLMLYSPIFDLANIV, from the coding sequence ATGCGATTTGAGATCAAGGTGGTGAACGCCGCGCTGCAAGTCGAGACGGTGGTGATGGATGCGGCCAGCGAAACCGAGGTCCGGCGCCTGGTGGCCAGTTCTGGCGCGCGCGTGCTGGAGCTGCACGGCTTGCGGCCGGGCCTGAAGCGGCAGGCCAGATTCAATCTGGCGATATTCAATCAGCAGCTATGCTCCCTGCTGGAGGCGGGCCAGACCCTGGTCGATGCCATCGATATCCTGGGCCGCAACGACCAGCGCGGCCAGCACCGCGCCGTGTACGACAGCCTGCTGCAAGGCCTGAAACAGGGCCGGCAGCTGTCGGACGCGATGGCGGCGCTACCTTCGGTCTTCCCCCAGCTGTATATGACCATGGTGCGCGCCAGTGAAACCACCGGCACCGTGCGCATGGCGATTACCCGCTTCATGCACTACCAGCGGCAGATCGACGGCATGCGCGCCAAGCTGGCGGCGGCAGCCACCTATCCCGCCATCCTGTTGGGCGTGGGATCGCTGGTGATCGCTTTCCTGATGCTCTATATCCTGCCCAGTTTCAGTGCCGTATATGAGGATGCCGCCGCGATGGGACGGGGCGGACATGGCTTCGTCCAATGGTGGGGCGCTTTCGTGCGCAATAACACGCTGCTGGCCTGGTCCGCCCTGTTTGGCGCAATAGGCCTGGCGGCGTTGCCGGTGCTGCATCCCGGCCTGCGCGCGGCCGCGTTCCGCCAGTTGCTGGCCACGCCCTGGATCGGGGAGCGCATGTGGGTTCTGCAACTGGCGCGCCTGTACCGAACCCTGGGCATGCTGCTGCGCAGTGGCGTCAGCGTGCTCGCCGCCATGCGCATGACGCAGGCTTCGCTGCCTGCCGTGATGCAGGAACATCTGGCGCGGGCGGTGCAAGCCGTGAGCGAGGGCCGGCCGATGTCGGCCGTCATGCGCGATTGCCGTCTGAGTACGGAGGTGGCGCAGCGCCTGCTGCTGGCGGGCGAATCGTCCGGCAATCTGGACGAGATGATGGAGCGCATCGCCGACTTCTACGACCAGGAAACCGCCGTCTGGGTCGACACGGCGGGACGCCTGCTGGAGCCGGCGCTCATGCTGGGCATTGGACTGGTGGTGGGCGCCATCGTGCTGATGCTGTATAGCCCGATCTTCGACCTTGCCAACATCGTTTAA
- the gspG gene encoding type II secretion system major pseudopilin GspG, translating into MNAAMDMARRLAGKNGFTLLELLIVIVILGLLASYAGPKFLGQIGKSRTQIARAQIDLLQKALEQYRIDTGHYPPQAMGLAALNAQPQNEPNWNGAYLKKRIPPDPWGFGYHYRMPGTESREYEVVSFGRNGEEGGEGEDGDVHSWD; encoded by the coding sequence GTGAATGCAGCTATGGACATGGCGCGGCGCCTCGCAGGGAAAAACGGTTTCACTTTGCTGGAACTGCTGATCGTGATCGTGATTCTCGGGCTGCTTGCCAGTTATGCGGGACCGAAGTTCCTGGGGCAGATCGGCAAATCGCGGACACAGATAGCCCGCGCCCAGATCGACCTGCTGCAAAAGGCGCTGGAGCAGTACCGCATCGATACCGGCCATTATCCGCCGCAGGCAATGGGCCTGGCGGCCTTGAATGCGCAGCCGCAGAACGAACCAAACTGGAATGGCGCCTATCTGAAAAAGCGCATTCCGCCCGATCCCTGGGGTTTCGGCTACCACTACCGGATGCCGGGCACCGAAAGCCGCGAATATGAAGTCGTATCGTTTGGCCGTAACGGCGAGGAAGGCGGGGAGGGCGAGGATGGCGATGTACATAGCTGGGACTGA